TGTGACCTGGTACCCCACTGTTGTCACCGGGTGATTTACCGGGACGGGCAGGACAGAATAGCCGGCAATCAGCTCCATAGAGTACGGCTCCACTATCGTGAACCGGACGGTCGGGTTTTCTTCCGGTCTCTCCAGGAATTTGGAGTAGAGTTCGCCGTTAAGGAGATGGGAGGACAGAGCTTTACGGACATCGTTGGTTGAGTAGATGCTGATAGAGGTCCCGGAGTGGTAGAAATTCATGGCCAGTACCGGTATATCCCTGATGTGGTCATAGTGCCGGTGGGTAAGCAGCACTGCCTTGAGTGCCCGTTGTGCCGCGAAGGACAGGCTGGAGGTCAGTGCCCCGGCGTCTATCGCCAGGACATCATCGATGAGCAGGCAGATACAACCGGTCTCCTGCGATTCAATATTGTGCGCCCCCAGAAAGCGAATATTCATTGCCTGACAGCCTTTCGTTGCCGTTCCCGAATAGAGAACGGATTGAAGTTCGTCTCGTGGTCGTAGATATCCGTACCCTCACGCTTTTTAAGGGAATTCACTGCGAGGTACGTCAGCGGGGTGGCAGCAGCTTCAATTGCTACCTTGGCCAGCCAGTGGTGGAGGACCATCACCAGTGCAAAGACCGGAGTGCCCACGAAGGCCAGGGTGATGAATATCAGGGTATCCAGACCCTGTCCCACCAGCGTGGAGCCGATGGTCCTTGTCCACAGCCAGCGCCCCCGGGTTATGACCTTCATCTTTGCCATGATAAAGGAGTTGGCAAATTCGCCGGCAAGGTATCCAAGGAAAGAGGCGGACAGTAACCGTGGTGTATAGCCGAGGATGCTCACGTAGGCCTCCTGGCCTTCCCAGAACGGTGCTGACGGCATAATCTGCCCCACCCAGGCGAAGAAGACGAAGACCAGGTTGCAGGCGAAACCGAGCCAGATTATCTTCCTTGCCTGGTGATACCCGTAGACTTCAGTCAGGACATCCCCGAAGATGTAGCTCAGGGGGAAAACGAATATCGCCGCGGGTAGAATCAGAGGTCCCAGGCTTACCACCTTAACAGCGATGACGTTGGCAGTGATGAGGCAGGTAACGAAGACGGCGGCGATGACCACGAACCGGGGAGAGGCATTCATTGTTAAATCCAGTGCTGGCGACGGAAAAAGTAGAGCATAGCAGCAATGATTACCAGGCAGATAAGGGAGACATAGAGGGCGGAGAGTCTGGAGTCCCCGAAGGGTCCCAGGGGGATATTCATGCCGAAGATACTGGCCACAACCGTAATCGGCAGCATGATGGTGGCGATTACGGTCAGCATTCGGACTATCTCGTTGGTGCGGTTCGTTGCCAGGGAGTCGTGGGTATCGTTCAATCCCTCGATTCTCTCCTTGTACTCGTCCAATCCGTCCCATATCTTGTCAATATGGTCCACCAGGTCGTCGAAGTAGACCTCCATGTCCGTCTCGGTAAAGCGGCGGACCTTGGGCCATAGGCTGCCGGCCACCGCTCGCAGCGGCCAGATAACGCGGCGGAAGGAGATGACATCCCGACGCAACTCGGAGATATCCCTTATTGCGCGGGGCATGCTGCGGGAGAATATTTCTTCATCGACCCTGTCGATGTTACTGCCAATCTTGTTCAGTATCGGCAGGCAGTAATCGACCAGCCGGTCGATTATCCGGTAAAGGAGTTGTCCGGGGCCACCGCTGAGGTTCTGGCTTCGGGCTTCCTCGTCAAGCTGGCACTGCCGGAACAGGTTCACCAGTGGCTTGAGGTCTCCCCGGTGCAGTGTGATAACGTAGTTCTGTCCGATGAATACCGACACCTGGCTGGGGGTTGTTACTCGTGTCTTTTTGTTGAACACAGGGAAGTGGAAGACCAGGAAGAGGTATTCCTCGTACTCGTCTATCTTGGGCCTCTGAATACGACTGAGACAATCGTCCAGGTCCAGGGGGTGGAAAGGATAGTTCTGGGCCAGGTACTCCGTCTCCCGCTCCGTAGGACCCTCGATGTTGACCCAGGTTACGTCTTCCCAGGTCAGCGACTCTACGTGCAGTTGTGGCTCTTTTCCGGTTGTGGTCCTGGCCATGACAGACTGCCCCCTACTGGTGTGTCGCCGGTCTACATTCTATCATATTTGCCAGACCGTGGCTAAATCGTGTATCATATTAGTTGTAATGGTATAAAACTGTCAATATACCGCCGTTGGGGCGAAGAGGGCGCTGGTTTCAACGCCCTCTTCTTTGGGCACCGCCCGCAATACGGGGCGCACCGGCACACGAGCTATTACCCCAGTATCACCTGCCAACCTGCTGGCGGTATCCGTTGACAGCGACTGAAAAGCACTGTTGGGGAGGTCCTGTCGATGTCCACTCACCCTCTGGAGAAACTGCTACGCCCGAGGTCAATCGCCGTGGTTGGTGCTTCGAAGTCCGGTCGGGGAGGAGGTTTCGTTGCACCTCTCCTGGAGCTGGGCTTCAAGGGTGATATCTACCCCGTTAATCCAAAATATACCGAGATAATGGGCATGAAGGCCTATCCCCGGGTGAGGGATATTCCCGGGCATGTCGATTACGTTATTTCTTCCATTCCGGCAGCCGGGGTGCTGAGCATGCTCGATGACTGCGCTGAGAAGGGTGTGAAGCTGGTCCACCTGTTCACGGCACGCTTCAGCGAAACCGGGCGCAAGGATGCCGCTCAACTGGAGCAGGACATACTGAGGAAGGCCAAGGAGAGCGGTATCCGGCTAATAGGCCCAAACTGCATGGGCATCTACTATCCGGCAATGGGAATCTCCTTCAATGGCGGGATGCCCAGAGAGGCCGGTTCGGTTGGCGTGGTCTCACAGAGTGGACAGGTTGTCGGGGAGATGGTCGGCAGTGCCGGAGCCAGGGGTATCCGTTTCAGTAAGGCTATCAGCTATGGTAATGCCCTTGACTTCAACGAATGTGATTATCTGGAATACTTCGCGCAGGACCCGGAAACCAAAGTAGTATTGCTGTATATCGAAGGAGTCAGGGATGGCCCCAGATTTCTGAGGGTATTACGTGAACTGACAGCGGTTAAGCCTGTCATTGTGGTGAAGGGTGGCCGGGGTGAAGCCGGAACCAGGGCAACTGCCTCGCACACAGCATCACTTGCCGGTTCCAGAGAGATATGGCAGACCGTTGTTAATCAGACCGGTATAATCACTGCCAGAGACCTTGAGGAACTGGTCGATATTGCAGCCGCATTCTATTTTCTTCCTCCTTTCTGTGGAAGACGTGTAGGTGTTACCGGAGGCGGTGGTGGTAAGAGCGTGCTTGCTGCCGACCTCTGTGAGGAGGCCGGCCTCAACGTAATCCCGCTACCGGATGATATCCGGCAAGAGCTTAAAAGACAGGGTAGCCCTATCTGGGACTGGATAAATAATCCGGCGGATTTCTCGATTGCCATGGGTGATAATAGCAGTTCTGTGGTTATGACAAAACTGATGGCCGGGCATCCGGACTTTGACTTGATGATGCTCTTTGTCTCCGGCCCATGGCATAAGGACAAGTCCTTCTCGCTCGATGAGCACATGAAACACTTTGGACTTGAGAGCCTGAATGGCAAACCGGCTATCCTCGTATTTGGCGAAAGAGATCATGGAGGCGATGGGAAAGATGCCGAGTACGAGGAGATTAATACCGAAATGAAGCGCAGGCTTAATAAGGCTGGTTACCCTTTGTACCCCGGTATTCAGAGAGCGGCCAACGCCGTCAGTAAGATGATATCCTACTACGAGAAGAAACGGTAGCGTTTATCCCCTGTGAGTGCCGGCGTCCCCTCACTACTAGTCCCACTGTGAGGGGGCCCCTCCGGCAGGTTTGTGGATGTCGGTAGCAAAAATACTGGACGAAATCCTGCACCCGAAGTCGGTTGCCGTGGTCGGGGCCTCCGGGAGTCAGAGGTCCTGGGGCTACAGCTACACGACTCACCTGCTGGAATACGGCTTCCGCGGCAACATCTATCCGGTTAATCCCCGGTATCCGGAGATACTGGGACTCAAGGCTTACCCCAGCCTGTTGGACATCCCCGGCACCGTCGACTACGTAATCTCCTGCGTTCCCAGTAACCTGGTTCTCGGTATGCTCGAGGAGTGTGGCCAGAAGCAGGTCAAAGGGGTACATCTTTACACGGCGCGCTTCAGTGAGACCGGACGCAAGGATGCTGCCGACCTGGAGCAGGAGGTACTAAACAAAGCGAGGAGATTGGGCATCCGCCTCATCGGCCCGAACTGCATGGGCGTTTACCACCCCGGGCACGGAATGTCCTTCGGCTACAATTTGCCAACCGAGTCGGGACCGGTGGGGATGCTGTCGCAGACCGGAGGTGGGGCTTCCGGCTTCGTCCGTCTGGCGGGAAAGCGCGGCGTCCGGTTCAGCAAGGTAATCAGCTACGGTAATGCCCTTGATTTCAGCGAGTCCGATTACCTGGAGTATTTCATGCACGACCCGGAGACCAGGGTTATCGCGGTATATGTCGAGGGGGTCAGGGATGGCCGTGGGTTCTTCAACACCCTGCGCAAGGCAGCCGGGGAGAAGCCGGTGATTGTCATCAAGGGTGGCCGTGGAGAAGCGGGAACGCGAGCGGTAGCCTCTCATACTGCCTCCCTCGCCGGTTCGATGAAGG
Above is a window of Dehalococcoidales bacterium DNA encoding:
- a CDS encoding MBL fold metallo-hydrolase, with product MNIRFLGAHNIESQETGCICLLIDDVLAIDAGALTSSLSFAAQRALKAVLLTHRHYDHIRDIPVLAMNFYHSGTSISIYSTNDVRKALSSHLLNGELYSKFLERPEENPTVRFTIVEPYSMELIAGYSVLPVPVNHPVTTVGYQVTSPEGKALFYTADTGPGLEECWQHVSPQVLITEVTLPDRFSEIALEAGHMTPTLLKQEMLIFRKIKGYLPEIVTVHMSPELEDEIKIQIKDVAETLGTPITIAYEGMQLEL
- a CDS encoding queuosine precursor transporter, whose amino-acid sequence is MNASPRFVVIAAVFVTCLITANVIAVKVVSLGPLILPAAIFVFPLSYIFGDVLTEVYGYHQARKIIWLGFACNLVFVFFAWVGQIMPSAPFWEGQEAYVSILGYTPRLLSASFLGYLAGEFANSFIMAKMKVITRGRWLWTRTIGSTLVGQGLDTLIFITLAFVGTPVFALVMVLHHWLAKVAIEAAATPLTYLAVNSLKKREGTDIYDHETNFNPFSIRERQRKAVRQ
- a CDS encoding magnesium transporter CorA family protein — encoded protein: MARTTTGKEPQLHVESLTWEDVTWVNIEGPTERETEYLAQNYPFHPLDLDDCLSRIQRPKIDEYEEYLFLVFHFPVFNKKTRVTTPSQVSVFIGQNYVITLHRGDLKPLVNLFRQCQLDEEARSQNLSGGPGQLLYRIIDRLVDYCLPILNKIGSNIDRVDEEIFSRSMPRAIRDISELRRDVISFRRVIWPLRAVAGSLWPKVRRFTETDMEVYFDDLVDHIDKIWDGLDEYKERIEGLNDTHDSLATNRTNEIVRMLTVIATIMLPITVVASIFGMNIPLGPFGDSRLSALYVSLICLVIIAAMLYFFRRQHWI
- a CDS encoding CoA-binding protein, translated to MSTHPLEKLLRPRSIAVVGASKSGRGGGFVAPLLELGFKGDIYPVNPKYTEIMGMKAYPRVRDIPGHVDYVISSIPAAGVLSMLDDCAEKGVKLVHLFTARFSETGRKDAAQLEQDILRKAKESGIRLIGPNCMGIYYPAMGISFNGGMPREAGSVGVVSQSGQVVGEMVGSAGARGIRFSKAISYGNALDFNECDYLEYFAQDPETKVVLLYIEGVRDGPRFLRVLRELTAVKPVIVVKGGRGEAGTRATASHTASLAGSREIWQTVVNQTGIITARDLEELVDIAAAFYFLPPFCGRRVGVTGGGGGKSVLAADLCEEAGLNVIPLPDDIRQELKRQGSPIWDWINNPADFSIAMGDNSSSVVMTKLMAGHPDFDLMMLFVSGPWHKDKSFSLDEHMKHFGLESLNGKPAILVFGERDHGGDGKDAEYEEINTEMKRRLNKAGYPLYPGIQRAANAVSKMISYYEKKR
- a CDS encoding CoA-binding protein, with product MSVAKILDEILHPKSVAVVGASGSQRSWGYSYTTHLLEYGFRGNIYPVNPRYPEILGLKAYPSLLDIPGTVDYVISCVPSNLVLGMLEECGQKQVKGVHLYTARFSETGRKDAADLEQEVLNKARRLGIRLIGPNCMGVYHPGHGMSFGYNLPTESGPVGMLSQTGGGASGFVRLAGKRGVRFSKVISYGNALDFSESDYLEYFMHDPETRVIAVYVEGVRDGRGFFNTLRKAAGEKPVIVIKGGRGEAGTRAVASHTASLAGSMKAWQAMVIQAGAIPAKNFEEMTDLAVSFCFLPPVLGPGVGIAGGGGGPSVLSADECEEVGLEVVPLPPEIRKALRDNGVQIWDWVSNPVDVSIIGGFGFSDLDMLRLMGSNEKYHILIGLINEDVMLTLSRPEGAEMRLKGAVEGYRQLKEEIGKPLLAVIGDDGSGSDEYGNFSGKIVSQARTDLIAAGIPFYPTIGRAARAVRKVLDYYLRKARHA